A single region of the Pontibacter kalidii genome encodes:
- a CDS encoding TIGR00341 family protein, with amino-acid sequence MLLQSLKKLSDSVLNIQHETDEEGTIREINDKIPIRGNNTWMLICSAVLASIGLDTGSGAVIIGAMLVSPLMSPILGVGLSVGINDREMLIDSIKNLALAAAAGLVVSFLYFSVTPLGEPTNELLARTTPTLLDVGVAFFGGVAGIVSISRSDKSNAIPGVAIATALMPPLCTAGFGLAVGRFDYFLGGFYLFFINAVFISLATYMIVKYLHFNTKAYVDQAKQKRVAQAMVVVLMIVVAPSVYFLYNIYSDVKTKKRIEQLVIADFTSRKNEIIKWEIQQADSLKQVKIYSVGKQVDENLVKHYNEVLAQNKLEKYRVKLVQLDVSPEEMQKIAYDITNNMTKDILKTLELQKLQVQHADSVRRQQKIELNGNATRELKMLFPEIQKVQVGDMVSTTNPAKADTITLVMIDWRPPQPVVQEVALKDKKPVKQPEAVRPKLQTAQVQEYEGRIKSYLSYKLQRDSVQVISTF; translated from the coding sequence ATGCTGCTGCAATCCCTTAAAAAGCTGTCCGACAGCGTGCTGAACATTCAGCATGAAACTGATGAAGAAGGCACTATCCGTGAGATAAACGACAAGATCCCCATTCGCGGCAACAACACCTGGATGCTGATTTGCTCGGCAGTGCTCGCCTCCATAGGGTTGGACACCGGCTCTGGCGCCGTGATCATCGGGGCCATGTTAGTCTCCCCGCTCATGTCGCCTATTCTTGGCGTGGGCCTCTCGGTGGGGATCAATGACCGCGAAATGTTGATTGACTCGATTAAGAACCTGGCGCTGGCAGCGGCAGCAGGCTTAGTGGTAAGCTTTTTATACTTCAGCGTTACCCCGTTGGGCGAACCGACAAACGAGCTGCTGGCCCGCACCACGCCAACGCTGCTGGATGTAGGGGTGGCTTTCTTCGGTGGAGTAGCCGGCATCGTTTCCATTTCTCGCTCCGATAAGTCGAATGCTATACCAGGAGTGGCCATTGCCACCGCCCTGATGCCGCCGCTCTGCACAGCGGGATTTGGCCTGGCGGTCGGGCGCTTTGATTACTTCCTGGGCGGGTTTTACCTCTTCTTTATCAACGCCGTTTTCATTAGTCTGGCCACTTACATGATTGTGAAGTACCTGCATTTCAATACCAAAGCCTACGTAGACCAGGCAAAGCAAAAGCGGGTGGCACAGGCCATGGTGGTGGTGCTCATGATTGTGGTGGCGCCCAGCGTCTACTTCCTCTACAACATCTATTCCGACGTGAAGACCAAAAAACGGATTGAGCAGCTTGTGATTGCGGACTTTACCAGCCGCAAAAATGAGATCATCAAATGGGAAATTCAGCAGGCGGACTCGCTCAAGCAGGTAAAGATCTATAGCGTGGGCAAGCAGGTGGACGAGAACCTGGTGAAGCACTACAACGAGGTGCTAGCGCAGAACAAGCTAGAGAAATACAGGGTAAAGCTGGTGCAGTTGGACGTATCGCCGGAGGAGATGCAGAAGATCGCCTACGATATCACCAATAACATGACCAAGGACATCCTGAAGACGCTGGAGTTGCAGAAGCTGCAGGTGCAGCACGCCGACAGTGTGCGCCGGCAGCAGAAAATAGAGCTCAACGGCAACGCCACCCGCGAACTGAAGATGCTTTTCCCTGAGATCCAGAAAGTACAGGTTGGCGACATGGTCAGCACCACCAACCCTGCTAAGGCCGACACCATAACGCTGGTCATGATAGACTGGAGGCCGCCGCAGCCGGTGGTACAGGAGGTGGCCTTAAAAGACAAGAAACCGGTGAAGCAGCCAGAGGCAGTAAGGCCAAAGCTGCAGACAGCACAGGTGCAGGAGTATGAGGGACGTATCAAGAGCTACCTCAGCTATAAGCTCCAGCGCGACTCGGTACAGGTAATCTCTACTTTCTAG